A window of the Miscanthus floridulus cultivar M001 chromosome 14, ASM1932011v1, whole genome shotgun sequence genome harbors these coding sequences:
- the LOC136503024 gene encoding secreted RxLR effector protein 161-like encodes MAECKPCMTLMEERLKLTKASTTAKVDVSLYRSIIGGLCYLVHTRPDIVFTMGYVSHFMENPRKDHWAVVKRLLCYIKGMVDQGIIFPKTSGSRLQLTMFSDVDMAGDIDGWWSTSRVLVFLRSAPISWLSLKQKVVALSMCETKYIAVATMACQVVWLRWLLGELTGVEAHPPPLMVDNQPAIALVKNLVLHDQTKQFHFLKDCVEEGQIIIKLIKTSWQLMDVLTKPLRCL; translated from the coding sequence atggctgagtgcaagccatgcatgactctgatggaggagcgactaaagctgacgaaggccagcaccacggcgaaggtggatgTATCACTCTACCGGAGTATCATCGGTGGTctatgctacctagtccacacgaggccggacattgtaTTCACCATGGGCTATGTCAGTCACTTCATGGAGAATCCTAGAAAGGATCACTGGGCTGTGGTGAAGAGGCTACTATGCTACatcaaggggatggtggatcaAGGGATTATCTTCCCCAAGACCAGTGGGAGTAGGCTACagctcactatgttcagcgatGTAGACATGGCAGGGGACATCGATGGATGGTGGAGCACCTCTAGAGTGCTCGTCTTTCTTaggtcggctccaatttcatggctgtcgctgaaacagaaggtggtggcgctatctatgtGCGAGACAAAGTACATAGCGGTGGCCACaatggcgtgccaagttgtgtggctacgctggctactgggtgagctgaccggtgtggaagctcatccaccaccactgatggtggacaaccaaccTGCCATCGCCCTTGTGAAGAATTTGGTTCTCCACGACCAGACCAAGCAGTTCCACTTCCTCAAGGACTGTGTTGAGGAAGGGCAGATCATCATCAAGTTAATCAAAACTAGTTGGCAACTcatggacgtcctcaccaagccactcAGATGTCTTTGA